The nucleotide window GCTTGGTTGTTTACAACTTTTGGCAGGTATGCATAATACTATGATTATGCACAAGTTTTCAAGTGAACATGAATTTTCATTTGGTTTAGACATAATATACATAAGAATTTAATTGATGGGTCATATTAGACATCTGAAAATCGATGGAGGAACCCTTCAGACTTTTTTTAAATGGTTGTATCATTTGCATTCATACTAGTTAGAGGCCAGCAGTGTCAAAGGGTTACAGTTTCTCCACGTCCATGTTAATACTTACCTGACTTTTTTATTGTAACTATCTTAGAAGGCATATAGTTTTTAAGATTGGCTTTATAGTTTTATCAAGGTTGTTAATTTATTCTTTCAATGCTAACACACAGTGCTTAATTTCTGTTCTATGTTGGTCATTACAAATAGAAATATATTCAGTTGTGCATGATAACATTTTCTGCAACTTGCCTGAGTTTATTACTAGTTCTCATCATTTTAGTGTATTCCTTGGATTTTCTATATTCAGTCAACCAATAAGGAGAGTTTTGGTTTTTGGATGGTGCTGataggttggttggttgggattttgtttgtttttgtttggggaggGGATTGCTtagttgcttgtttttttgttttcttaattgctCTGCCAAATATCTCAAGCTAAATGTTTTAGAGAAGTCGTCAGACCAAATATCTTTTTGATAAAATTTAGGGGGAAAGATCCAGTCTTTTTATCAGTAAGTATAATGTCAGCTGTGCAATTGTGACTTTTGTGTACATGCCTTTGTCTTATTGACCTTCCCTTTTGTTTAATAACTGTTTCATCATCAAAAagttagatttttgtcaaatgctttttctttatATCTTGAAATGATCATGTGAATAATACCATTAGTCCTGATACAAATTTTATATGTTCTTGCCTCTATTTGCTATAATTTTGTCAGTGAATTCTTTGTATTCATAAGAGACAGCAGTCTATAATTCCCTTGAGATATTTTTGTATGGTTTTAAAATAATGGTAGTATGAAATCATAGGATGAATTGAGAAGTTTGTGCAGAATTGGCactaatttttcaaatatttgactTCTCATGAAGGCATCAAGTCTTGAGTTTTTAAGAAGTATGTTAAGTAACACTTTTTCACTTACCTGTGGGTCACTATCATAGCTTCTTAAATTATGGGTCATGACCACATATGGGTTTGTGTAATCAAATGTGAGAGTCatgaaaattttgaaaacaacaaaaaaattatgaacataaaatgacaaaaaattgATTCCCAACAAACATATGAGTCCAAGGTTTGGCAGTGCTAATCTAGGATGTATTATATAACTTCCCTGCTGCTTTGGTTCTAAGCACTGCACATACCATCACACAGGCAGCACCAATACATGTTGCCTGAAACTTGGACTGAGAGATAGAAGCATAATAGCTcaattaagagaaaaaaagactTTTGCAGTTTTCCTACTATCATTCCCCAGCAGGTTTCAGATTAATATAGCTAGAACGTATGATTTTTAAAGTTGCTGACTTTAGTTTGTAATTAAGACAATTCCAGCAATTTCAGAAATGGCTATACTACATgtttatgaaaaaaaactttctcatcatttgattataaaattaaaacaaatattaaagatATTGAAAGTGCTCTGTCTTAGAGTACCAAACACTCAGCCAACAGTTAATTTTCACGTAAAAATAAGTATATTCATTTTACTTGTATACAGATTTGCTTGTGTGTAAAGTtaatatatgataaaattatatttatgtcaAAGAACTgtttaaaactaaatttattaTTCGTCAATGTTTAATTTGTGTACCTACTTTATATAGCTTTATATTTCGAGTCAAGTAAAAATTTCGTAGGGAAAAAAGAACAATTGCTTCTTAAGCTTTTGGCTATGATCAAGTGTGATGTCAGTTCTTACCAGTTTAATGTCTGATACACCCTCTAGCGAGGACAGTTGCCAGTTGGATagggaaagggatgaggaaaggAAATGTGAGATTGAAAATAACTAAAATTCATTATATAAAGTATGAAACTTTCAAAAACTGGAAAACTTTAGATAAAATAGTCACAGATGGATAAACCCTTTTCTGTACATTTTTGTTTATAGTAACGTGCTCGTTTCATTTTTCTTATGTAGTATATTAATGTACAGTTGTTCGTAATACAGAATTCCtctagagtctttttttttttaagtttttcaaggcaggttttctctgtgtagccctgggtgccctataactcactctgaagaccaggctggcctcaaactcaagagagatccacctgcctctccttctcTATACTACTTATTTAAGATCAGTAGTAAATAATTTCTGATACTGATTTGGGTCTTTTtctcaagtgttttgttttgattatctCATGTTGTGACATAATCTAGTTGGTCAGGTACTTAATATATAAACCcaaactagcctcaaacttacagctATTCTACTTCCTCGGTCTCTCAGGAGATGAGATTATAAGTATGAACCGCCacatccaatttttttttctttcaaaaccatCCTAAAACACTTCTGATTCCAAACATGTGGCTAAAGGATGTTCAGTGTTTGTTCCTTCCAAGGGTTTTTGCTATACTATGTCTGCAGAGAAAGAGGGTTCtagttttgattttggtttttttgaaacagggtttctgttTTAGCCTTGGCTGTGGAACTTACACTGTAGACCAGCCTACcctcaaacacagagatgtgcctgcctctgcctcccaagtgctgggattaaaggcatgcattttACAGGACATTTTCTccctactttaatttttttatattttatttacatgtgttttcTTCCAACTATGTCTTGTGGCTCAAACTTATCATCAAGCTAGATGGCAAACACAATTCCCCCTGACCCATCTCTTTTGTTCCTTCCCTACTTTTTGATGTCATTGtcatttgctgcttttttttttccttctcccatggtagaaggaaaagaagcaagGTGATATCAGGTAGAGACGGGTTTGCTTACTAGTGCATAGGTGCTATGAAATATTGAAAGTATAAATGATAATGTgtaacagaaaatgttttctaatttaatattttgtttatatatatatatacttaaaacaGGTTAGCCCAGGCCAGTCTCCTGtcagtagccaaggatgacctttagCTTCTGGTTTCCCTGCCttagtctcccaaatgctgggattacaaatatgtGCCCTCAcctggttttatgcagtgctggaaaCTCCTTCCATTATCTGAGTctcaggaaccaaactcaggttgtcaaccCTGGCAGCAAGCAGTTTTACCTACTGAGcttaatatttctattttttaatttatcagaATTCACTTCTTAtcaaataggtttttttttaagttgctagACTAGGGTCATACTTTACATTGCAACATTTTTGTTCCTTATTgatattttctctttctgctgttTGTACTAAGAACAGATATTCACCACTGGGTTATTAAATGAGTGCTCAGTTCAAATTATTCAtgacatattttatttatgttcccACAGAAAGAGCATGTTCTCTGAATAACTGTACAATTGCCAAAAGAATTGGAAAAGGAAAAGATGCTACAGTCATCTTTGAGCACTTCAGGAAACCTGTCAATCCGTttgttcaggaaaattgtccgtGCAAAGCACTAAATTCAGCAATGGATTCTTTCAACTCAGATACTTGTAATTCATATGGAATTGTACAAAATGGAAATAGTTCTGTGCTAGAAGCAtacagaagacagacagaaaattcATCAGAAATTAGAGATGCTTCTCAAGTATACACACACAACTCAAGTCTTCCTTTCATGCCTACTGATAACACAGCAAACGATAATGGTGACCAGTTCAGTGTGACCTATCTTAGAAGTATTTTAAGTAGTATTTCTGCTGCTTTTCCTTCTCAAAACAATAGTGGCTCAAGTACAGTTATTACTTCAAAACTCATTAAGGACCCAAGACTGATCAAGAGAGAGCAAagcttgagaaaacaaaacaatactgcACATTTGAGTGATGTTTTGTCATTTGATAAGAATTTGGGTGATGGTAATTCACAAATAAAGCTGACTAGTTCCATGTCTTCATCTGAAGTTTCCCCTACTGATCATGCTGACACTAAGTGCTTGGATGCCTCTGGCTTCACATTGTCTTCTGAAAGTTCACACTGTCAGACTCACAGTATGGGCTCAAAGGACTATGACTGTGGAGCATCCAGTAAAATTGCTGTTACAGAACAATGTAAAGAGCAACAAAAGTTGGCCTTCCCTAGTTCGTTATCAAACACGTTTTCAGATGTtgggaaacaaaaacacaatgaaGAAGAGGCTCAGAGAGTCGAAAAGAGAAGCAACATCCCAGTTTTAACTGAGCCAGACAATGAGTCACAAAACTTCTATGACTCAGAAAGTACTGGGAGCAGAGATTCTCAGAATCACATCTCTCAGAAATCACAGTCTTCTGATTTAAACAGTATATATAAGGTTGGTCACCAGATGTCTACAGTCTTCCCAGTCCAGAAGAAAGGAAACCTCTGTGAATACATGCAAAATACTGGAATGATGAGAGCTTTCATCGGCCCAGAAGACAGTTCTAAACATGGAGTAAACCAGACTTGGTGGAAAGAAACTGTTAATTGCTTTACTGCCAAAAGTAGTCCAGTTGATAATTGCAGTACATTGCACCAGGAATACAAAGAAGGTGGAAATCTTAATTCTGTAAGgggaaattgtgaaaaaataccaGCTACTCATAAGTTACAAATGCCCAAATCTCCCATATCTACCACAAGGGATAAAAAGGAACTAGATAGTGCAACATTGGAAGAAGAGTGTAATCTTACTCCAGATACAGTGTGTCTTTCACAAAAGCATCTTCAACACTCCTTGGACTGTGAAGATAATATTCATACGGATTTTTCCATGTCTCAAGGGCCAATAGATTTGAAAGTACAAAATAATCAGAACTTTGTTAACATTTTGACTGATGCTTTTCATGAAACAAAAGATGTTCCCCTGGCCAGAGAACAACTCATAGATAAAGTTATTTCATCTTCTGCCATTGACATAGCTCTTGACAGTACAGGTTACAACATAACTGGAGAATATGCATTCAACCAGAGGGAAAATGAAAATGAGGCAGTGTCATTAGATAACCTTCAAAAAGAAGAAACTTCTACTAGTAAAGATGATGTACAGGATCACAGCCTATCTCATGATGCAGAGTTGAGCTGTGATctaaatttgaaaattaatttgcaagagcaaagaaatgatgaaaatgcAAATGAGGCTAAAGAGAGAGATAATACTTCGTTTCCAGAATACAACACATATAACATAAATGAAAGTGAGAAGCAAGATTTTCATGCAAATGACCTTTCCACCAATATAGTTGAAATGAGAGAAATTAAGAGTAGCACCAAAGGAGAAATTCAGAATTCTGAAGAATGTTTCACATTTAACTCAACTTGTGGAAAGAAAGATAATCCAGCAGAAACTGCATCGTCAGAGAGTGAAGATAGTACGGATGCTATGAAACAAGGACATGCGCCAAATGATGGAGAAGGCAAAGGACACTTGGTGTCCACGTTTCCAGAAATTGAAGGTTCTACAGTGTCAGAGGCCTTAAATGCTACAGATCAAGTAGTTAGTACTACTGTCCTTAAACTAAGCACAAATCATGGAGATCATCAAAAATACCAGCTaaaagaaacttgttcctctgatAGTTCAGATTTGAGTTTAGTAAAACATAGCATTTTTGATTGTGAAACTGATACTCATAACGGTAAATTACAAGACTTTGATCAATCAGCAAATGAGAATTCAGTTCTTCAAACTTCTGAATTGGGAAGTGTAATTGAGGTAGAACTTGAAGAATGTGATGATTCTTCTTTATTTCAACGAAAAATACCAAGCCATGAAAATGATCTTTATGAAGAATTTGAGTTATATGAGTCTCTAAAATCTCGTATTGATTGGGAAGGCCTGTTTGGAAACAGTTATGAAGAGATGGAAACCTCAAGTTTTGCAAGAAGGGAGGGTGTGGATCAGCACCATTCTCCAGAGTTtaactgtgtttctttttctccgCAAAAGGACAAAGGAGAGCTCCACAACCCAGTTTTTCTTCCAGATCTACAAGTTACAATTACAAACTTCATTAGTCTAAGAATCAGTTCCACTGATGATGAGTCTTTAGAGTTGAAAGATAATTTTTACAAGCCTGTAACTGAATCTGCAGAGCCAGAAGCTAATACGGAAGGAAAAACTTCTGGATTTGGCATTCACTCCCAATCTCCTGGAGAAAATTCAAGTTTTTCATGTGAAAATAAGTTTGGTAATTCAGTGCAAGAATCGGGACATGTGAGCAAATCTAAACTCTCCCATTCATCCAGCTCGAGTCATAATACACATGTGAATCACATGTCTGCAAAACCAAGCAGTGACTCTTTGTCTACTGAACCATCTGTCACAATCAATGATAATAGTAAATGTCCCACAAAGTCAAAGCTTGACTTTAAtgctactagaaaaaaaaaggacatggaATCAAAAAATAGCAAAAGAAACCTGCGTGCATCTCCTAGGGGTCAGAACATATCTCATAAGGATTTCAGGGAGAATGAAACTCACGATAAGAGGAAGAAGCCAACAAGTCATGACTCCTctgaccattttttttccttgtcccAAGGACGGATTAAAACATTTTCACAGTCACAGAAGCACATTAGGAATGTACTGGATATTCTAAATAGTGAAGCATCTTTATGTAAAAGCAAACATCTGTCCAGAAAACTGGACAAAGCTGTTCTTCACTTAAAAAAGGCGCATAGAAGACTTCATACATCATTGCAGCTTATATCtaaagtggggaaaaaaagaaagggccCATTACCAAAAGCATATGCAGTAATATGCAATAATTTCTGGGAAAGTTGTGATCTTCAAGGTAGTTTGATGTCTGAAAGAAGATATTCTACTAAGCATGTTTTGTCCAAAAGAAGATATGACAGACAGGGAGATAAAAGATTTTTAAGATTTGATATTGATGAGTCCTTGGCCCCGGTATCAAAGCACAGATCTTATAGAGAGAGAATTGCAGAGTGTCTATCAGGTGAAATTATGTCTGGGCATGTTTCCAGTAGTCTGAGTACTTTCCATGTGAGAGAATTTTGTGATGAAGAGCAACTTCCTGAATCACAGTTACCCCTAGCTTATACATCCCAGAGTATCAATGAGTTGGAATACACTAACAACATTGTGGGAAATACAGGCTCTTCTGAACTTGAGCATTTTTCTGACACAAGTGGTTACACTCTTTACCCAGAAGAAACACTAACTGAAAAAGAGTATCAGACTGATACACAGCTATCTAATAGTGACTCTGCAAAGCTTGAAAACCATTCAACACATAATATTAAGGATATAACAGAAGACTGTAATTCTGAAGATAAAACAGCTGTATGTGAAAGCAATTCAGTGCCTTTAagttttgtaaaagaaaacacaagtcaTAGTCCAGAGAAAAGTTATGATGCAACCTGTATAGCTAACAATGACATACTTGTTTCAGTTGTAGACTCAAACAAGAAGCGCTGTTTAAATGTTGATGTCTGTGAACAAGATAACCTTGTATCTAATGGTACTAGAAATGGAGACGCAATTTTTCCTGTAGAAAAGTGTACAGTTCCTGTGGAGATCACACCAAGTATTCCGACAGGAAATATAGAAAGCAGAAGGTACATTATTCCTCCTTTGTCATCAAATGTAGTGACAGCTGGTGAGGAAGACTCTTCCGTGGGGGGAAATGAATTCTTCTGCGTAAGTGAGAATGAGGTGAATGTTACTAAGCATTCTGTATTGGATCTAACATCAgtaactgaagaaaataaaagttgtAAGAAAAATATAAGGACATTGTCTTCCAATGATAGTTCTCTGCTCTTAAGAGAGAACGTAAAGGGTCTTTCAAATAGATACATGGCTAAATACATCGAGGaggaaaaaatgaggaaaattgAGCAAGCAATTTACAAGAACATGATTACTGAAGGCTCAGCTATTACTGTTAAATACAAACATCAAAATAAGATCCTAAAAGAAGAATCCTTACATGTAAACAAGAAAATACTTAGAAGCAACTTAACTGATTATCTGAGCATGAAAAATTCTACTGTAGAGACAGTTGCTTTAAAAAACATTCCTAGTCAGCTTAttgaaagaaaggaagcaggggAAATTAAAGTAAGTAACAACTCTCACTCCAACTGTCTCTCCGAGCCAGCCATTGCAGGAACTAATCATAGGCCTGCTTTACATGAGAACTCTGCAGTCACTGATCTTGAGAAGGAATTAAAAGAACATCACTCAGTTAATAACACATCTCATGTAATGCAACTGTCTCAGATTTTACAGAGAGCAGATGAAGCAGCATCTTTGCAGATTTTAGAAGAAGAGGCTAAGGTTTGTCAAAATATTCTCCCTTTTTTTGTTGAAGCTTTTGAAAGACAGCAAGAATGTTCAGTTGACCAAATCCTGATTTCAAGAAAGCTGTTGGTAGAACAAAACTTGTGGAATAATTGTAGATTTATATTGAAACCATGTGCTATTGAAACTTGGGTAGAAC belongs to Meriones unguiculatus strain TT.TT164.6M chromosome 4, Bangor_MerUng_6.1, whole genome shotgun sequence and includes:
- the Tex15 gene encoding testis-expressed protein 15 isoform X3, with the protein product MSRNMPSLKDTVELQAYNSMVYFYEYDLFSRPVDRPRQCLPYGIVTVKFIGQKAGNGQLMTSLRFPSTGFPKRLERACSLNNCTIAKRIGKGKDATVIFEHFRKPVNPFVQENCPCKALNSAMDSFNSDTCNSYGIVQNGNSSVLEAYRRQTENSSEIRDASQVYTHNSSLPFMPTDNTANDNGDQFSVTYLRSILSSISAAFPSQNNSGSSTVITSKLIKDPRLIKREQSLRKQNNTAHLSDVLSFDKNLGDGNSQIKLTSSMSSSEVSPTDHADTKCLDASGFTLSSESSHCQTHSMGSKDYDCGASSKIAVTEQCKEQQKLAFPSSLSNTFSDVGKQKHNEEEAQRVEKRSNIPVLTEPDNESQNFYDSESTGSRDSQNHISQKSQSSDLNSIYKVGHQMSTVFPVQKKGNLCEYMQNTGMMRAFIGPEDSSKHGVNQTWWKETVNCFTAKSSPVDNCSTLHQEYKEGGNLNSVRGNCEKIPATHKLQMPKSPISTTRDKKELDSATLEEECNLTPDTVCLSQKHLQHSLDCEDNIHTDFSMSQGPIDLKVQNNQNFVNILTDAFHETKDVPLAREQLIDKVISSSAIDIALDSTGYNITGEYAFNQRENENEAVSLDNLQKEETSTSKDDVQDHSLSHDAELSCDLNLKINLQEQRNDENANEAKERDNTSFPEYNTYNINESEKQDFHANDLSTNIVEMREIKSSTKGEIQNSEECFTFNSTCGKKDNPAETASSESEDSTDAMKQGHAPNDGEGKGHLVSTFPEIEGSTVSEALNATDQVVSTTVLKLSTNHGDHQKYQLKETCSSDSSDLSLVKHSIFDCETDTHNGKLQDFDQSANENSVLQTSELGSVIEVELEECDDSSLFQRKIPSHENDLYEEFELYESLKSRIDWEGLFGNSYEEMETSSFARREGVDQHHSPEFNCVSFSPQKDKGELHNPVFLPDLQVTITNFISLRISSTDDESLELKDNFYKPVTESAEPEANTEGKTSGFGIHSQSPGENSSFSCENKFGNSVQESGHVSKSKLSHSSSSSHNTHVNHMSAKPSSDSLSTEPSVTINDNSKCPTKSKLDFNATRKKKDMESKNSKRNLRASPRGQNISHKDFRENETHDKRKKPTSHDSSDHFFSLSQGRIKTFSQSQKHIRNVLDILNSEASLCKSKHLSRKLDKAVLHLKKAHRRLHTSLQLISKVGKKRKGPLPKAYAVICNNFWESCDLQGSLMSERRYSTKHVLSKRRYDRQGDKRFLRFDIDESLAPVSKHRSYRERIAECLSGEIMSGHVSSSLSTFHVREFCDEEQLPESQLPLAYTSQSINELEYTNNIVGNTGSSELEHFSDTSGYTLYPEETLTEKEYQTDTQLSNSDSAKLENHSTHNIKDITEDCNSEDKTAVCESNSVPLSFVKENTSHSPEKSYDATCIANNDILVSVVDSNKKRCLNVDVCEQDNLVSNGTRNGDAIFPVEKCTVPVEITPSIPTGNIESRRYIIPPLSSNVVTAGEEDSSVGGNEFFCVSENEVNVTKHSVLDLTSVTEENKSCKKNIRTLSSNDSSLLLRENVKGLSNRYMAKYIEEEKMRKIEQAIYKNMITEGSAITVKYKHQNKILKEESLHVNKKILRSNLTDYLSMKNSTVETVALKNIPSQLIERKEAGEIKVSNNSHSNCLSEPAIAGTNHRPALHENSAVTDLEKELKEHHSVNNTSHVMQLSQILQRADEAASLQILEEEAKVCQNILPFFVEAFERQQECSVDQILISRKLLVEQNLWNNCRFILKPCAIETWVELQMAMETVQFIENKKRFLEGKPTFRSLLWYDESLYSELLQRPRGFQLQSNFYPGFQGRLKYNAFCELQNYHNQLLEFLTEAEKENNSYYAFLKYKRQIKECEAIMKHCSDCFDFCLSVPFACGVNFGNSLGDLETLRKSALKLISIHGGSSKVHSYPGKKDHLWIIIEVVSSKVSFIKSNEEISIKICLYGLEHIYFDAAKSLVWKEKSHFLPKRHSEKHREMEEINECALIKLKKICDILSKGFNNEPTSIGLEEDSMVASRQPAQGSITNCRLNKAWLSYPDICCISDILDQAKSADLDKLRDLTLRCTDHLEILKKYFQMLQEDNIDNIFITEENVLDMLNNHNHGAVILKPEAVDIYIEIVMLSETVHYLKNSVAKKLHNQRFRGMLWFDWSLLPDLIGCQEEMASISVGDNQTDCLWKVIETAISHIKKELAVIYEYSEAVNCSYALRLFSRELKELTGIKRLLNKSKHLLSTYIDLVPHTASINYGNSVAELEHNYKQFFILLKNIMSVPQKDFGKMVHIIKVMKTIEHMKMISAKGTKLSTHLLFFQMLRNRRNALQLSRKEKMDMPISELEEDNSQPKISVQTPSVAESTIKNSSSKKRPVTVDTCDLSPGKRNTNAAFSCKKQKVTMKDVGNRQKTISNHLSATGFHSEDENKIESNSSNSLKRNSASPEMVSRQSSAPGSLSPAETIQDTCIPKSESKGESTESSPDASVYLTEQQENSNDIKKREGNCSAAETNVKEDSALVTCDQKDIDATCSPDNTPAQKSHENTQISPSNIRAEGDDPLVLNASMPSVSASHSMKALHSNLEMSDTGFQREDHEILDLSIKDCTCTSSPEAVCIQNKIPVLQVDKIHPIKHGSSKACMKYAPNANTAPFGSRGSSSCARGATHPALSEQDKENTKVLTQKAGTSWSAPRQSACAGAFNTAERSFGISHPYYSWCFYQYSSSNGTAVTHTYQGMTAYEIQPPPPPMLTAVASTVQNTHVSRSYSEHFSYFAGQPQANAFIPRNGFPIYHMPISYNYQQPVYSQFASPQPVPQVSDPYPPNPGVGPQVTWTYAPWQQDPFPPRH
- the Tex15 gene encoding testis-expressed protein 15 isoform X1, giving the protein MEMKENDKYKAWRMSTDSESSWTTDTDASYGKKFTIPKIRRTTEKVYLSSCYTNTREYGFIHSTLKQCRLDTSCDLQFTWQFGDTKLVHNEYLEKQFAAKRSEMRESGRHGRELEEHFCFLALPQSDMVDVYQNGLSARASTLKILGNPLLGIYMFRHVDVSLNYAQSQNSPVESIMIFKVLFGKIKKIQPSVDKNKVSLDPSPNFDCHMSRNMPSLKDTVELQAYNSMVYFYEYDLFSRPVDRPRQCLPYGIVTVKFIGQKAGNGQLMTSLRFPSTGFPKRLERACSLNNCTIAKRIGKGKDATVIFEHFRKPVNPFVQENCPCKALNSAMDSFNSDTCNSYGIVQNGNSSVLEAYRRQTENSSEIRDASQVYTHNSSLPFMPTDNTANDNGDQFSVTYLRSILSSISAAFPSQNNSGSSTVITSKLIKDPRLIKREQSLRKQNNTAHLSDVLSFDKNLGDGNSQIKLTSSMSSSEVSPTDHADTKCLDASGFTLSSESSHCQTHSMGSKDYDCGASSKIAVTEQCKEQQKLAFPSSLSNTFSDVGKQKHNEEEAQRVEKRSNIPVLTEPDNESQNFYDSESTGSRDSQNHISQKSQSSDLNSIYKVGHQMSTVFPVQKKGNLCEYMQNTGMMRAFIGPEDSSKHGVNQTWWKETVNCFTAKSSPVDNCSTLHQEYKEGGNLNSVRGNCEKIPATHKLQMPKSPISTTRDKKELDSATLEEECNLTPDTVCLSQKHLQHSLDCEDNIHTDFSMSQGPIDLKVQNNQNFVNILTDAFHETKDVPLAREQLIDKVISSSAIDIALDSTGYNITGEYAFNQRENENEAVSLDNLQKEETSTSKDDVQDHSLSHDAELSCDLNLKINLQEQRNDENANEAKERDNTSFPEYNTYNINESEKQDFHANDLSTNIVEMREIKSSTKGEIQNSEECFTFNSTCGKKDNPAETASSESEDSTDAMKQGHAPNDGEGKGHLVSTFPEIEGSTVSEALNATDQVVSTTVLKLSTNHGDHQKYQLKETCSSDSSDLSLVKHSIFDCETDTHNGKLQDFDQSANENSVLQTSELGSVIEVELEECDDSSLFQRKIPSHENDLYEEFELYESLKSRIDWEGLFGNSYEEMETSSFARREGVDQHHSPEFNCVSFSPQKDKGELHNPVFLPDLQVTITNFISLRISSTDDESLELKDNFYKPVTESAEPEANTEGKTSGFGIHSQSPGENSSFSCENKFGNSVQESGHVSKSKLSHSSSSSHNTHVNHMSAKPSSDSLSTEPSVTINDNSKCPTKSKLDFNATRKKKDMESKNSKRNLRASPRGQNISHKDFRENETHDKRKKPTSHDSSDHFFSLSQGRIKTFSQSQKHIRNVLDILNSEASLCKSKHLSRKLDKAVLHLKKAHRRLHTSLQLISKVGKKRKGPLPKAYAVICNNFWESCDLQGSLMSERRYSTKHVLSKRRYDRQGDKRFLRFDIDESLAPVSKHRSYRERIAECLSGEIMSGHVSSSLSTFHVREFCDEEQLPESQLPLAYTSQSINELEYTNNIVGNTGSSELEHFSDTSGYTLYPEETLTEKEYQTDTQLSNSDSAKLENHSTHNIKDITEDCNSEDKTAVCESNSVPLSFVKENTSHSPEKSYDATCIANNDILVSVVDSNKKRCLNVDVCEQDNLVSNGTRNGDAIFPVEKCTVPVEITPSIPTGNIESRRYIIPPLSSNVVTAGEEDSSVGGNEFFCVSENEVNVTKHSVLDLTSVTEENKSCKKNIRTLSSNDSSLLLRENVKGLSNRYMAKYIEEEKMRKIEQAIYKNMITEGSAITVKYKHQNKILKEESLHVNKKILRSNLTDYLSMKNSTVETVALKNIPSQLIERKEAGEIKVSNNSHSNCLSEPAIAGTNHRPALHENSAVTDLEKELKEHHSVNNTSHVMQLSQILQRADEAASLQILEEEAKVCQNILPFFVEAFERQQECSVDQILISRKLLVEQNLWNNCRFILKPCAIETWVELQMAMETVQFIENKKRFLEGKPTFRSLLWYDESLYSELLQRPRGFQLQSNFYPGFQGRLKYNAFCELQNYHNQLLEFLTEAEKENNSYYAFLKYKRQIKECEAIMKHCSDCFDFCLSVPFACGVNFGNSLGDLETLRKSALKLISIHGGSSKVHSYPGKKDHLWIIIEVVSSKVSFIKSNEEISIKICLYGLEHIYFDAAKSLVWKEKSHFLPKRHSEKHREMEEINECALIKLKKICDILSKGFNNEPTSIGLEEDSMVASRQPAQGSITNCRLNKAWLSYPDICCISDILDQAKSADLDKLRDLTLRCTDHLEILKKYFQMLQEDNIDNIFITEENVLDMLNNHNHGAVILKPEAVDIYIEIVMLSETVHYLKNSVAKKLHNQRFRGMLWFDWSLLPDLIGCQEEMASISVGDNQTDCLWKVIETAISHIKKELAVIYEYSEAVNCSYALRLFSRELKELTGIKRLLNKSKHLLSTYIDLVPHTASINYGNSVAELEHNYKQFFILLKNIMSVPQKDFGKMVHIIKVMKTIEHMKMISAKGTKLSTHLLFFQMLRNRRNALQLSRKEKMDMPISELEEDNSQPKISVQTPSVAESTIKNSSSKKRPVTVDTCDLSPGKRNTNAAFSCKKQKVTMKDVGNRQKTISNHLSATGFHSEDENKIESNSSNSLKRNSASPEMVSRQSSAPGSLSPAETIQDTCIPKSESKGESTESSPDASVYLTEQQENSNDIKKREGNCSAAETNVKEDSALVTCDQKDIDATCSPDNTPAQKSHENTQISPSNIRAEGDDPLVLNASMPSVSASHSMKALHSNLEMSDTGFQREDHEILDLSIKDCTCTSSPEAVCIQNKIPVLQVDKIHPIKHGSSKACMKYAPNANTAPFGSRGSSSCARGATHPALSEQDKENTKVLTQKAGTSWSAPRQSACAGAFNTAERSFGISHPYYSWCFYQYSSSNGTAVTHTYQGMTAYEIQPPPPPMLTAVASTVQNTHVSRSYSEHFSYFAGQPQANAFIPRNGFPIYHMPISYNYQQPVYSQFASPQPVPQVSDPYPPNPGVGPQVTWTYAPWQQDPFPPRH